In a single window of the Cygnus olor isolate bCygOlo1 chromosome 5, bCygOlo1.pri.v2, whole genome shotgun sequence genome:
- the LOC121070353 gene encoding photoreceptor outer segment membrane glycoprotein 2, translating to MAVLKVKFTKTKRDKLAQILWILNWVSVVSGIILFSLGLFLKIEIKKHNEVMAKGDINSVPNMLISVGVIACIINFLGGKICYDCSDANKFSRWKLVMLPYIMCTFCFTFCILLGALMCYTMRNELEESLYLGLRDAIKFYKDTDIPGRCFLKKTVDMLQIGFQCCGNNGFRDWFEVQWVSTRYLNMASKEVLDRLKSNVDGKFLVDGVPFSCCNPSSPRPCIQYQLTNNSAHYNYNFLTEELNIWVKGCREALLDYYTAIMRSIGIAALLIWLFELSVLTGVRYLQTAMKNVLLLGDLDGESDGWLLENSFVETAKYNINIIKNLGKANQISTVSGLNDPNIDVQNRNCGKNNVATKSIPAAS from the exons ATGGCTGTCCTCAAAGTAAAATTCACCAAAACTAAGAGGGACAAATTGGCTCAGATCCTATGGATCCTCAACTGGGTTTCTGTAGTGAGTGGGATCATTCTCTTCAGTCTTGGcctctttctgaaaatagaGATCAAGAAGCACAACGAAGTGATGGCAAAAGGAGACATTAACTCTGTCCCCAACATGCTGATCTCTGTAGGGGTCATAGCATGTATCATCAACTTCCTGGGTGGCAAAATCTGCTATGACTGCTCAGATGCCAACAAGTTCTCTCGGTGGAAACTAGTTATGCTCCCATACATCATGTGTACCTTCTGTTTTACCTTCTGCATCCTGTTGGGTGCTCTCATGTGCTATACCATGAGGAACGAACTGGAAGAATCTCTCTATCTGGGATTGAGGGATGCTATTAAGTTCTATAAGGACACTGACATACCTGGAAGatgtttcttaaagaaaacagtggaTATGTTGCAAATTGGATTCCAGTGCTGTGGAAACAATGGCTTTAGAGACTGGTTTGAAGTTCAGTGGGTATCTACTCGTTACCTGAATATGGCTTCCAAGGAAGTTCTGGA CCGTCTGAAGAGTAATGTTGATGGGAAGTTCTTGGTGGATGGAGTacccttcagctgctgcaatcCAAGTTCCCCACGGCCCTGTATCCAGTACCAGCTGACAAACAACAGTGCTCACTACAATTACAATTTCCTGACAGAGGAGCTCAATATCTGGGTGAAGGGGTGCAGAGAGGCCCTGCTGGATTACTATACAGCTATTATGAGATCCATTGGTATTGCAGCATTGCTTATTTGGTTGTTTGAG CTCTCCGTGCTTACTGGTGTCCGGTACCTACAAACAGCAATGAAGAATGTTCTTTTGCTAGGAGACCTGGACGGTGAATCAGATGGTTGGTTactagaaaacagttttgtggaAACGGCCAAATACAACATCAATATCATTAAGAACCTTGGCAAAGCCAACCAGATCTCCACTGTCTCAGGCCTGAATGATCCCAACATTGATGTTCAAAACAGGAACTGTGGCAAAAACAATGTTGCAACAAAATCTATCCCTGCAGCTAGCTAG